GAAATGACTGGCCAGGGGATCACACCACAGCCAAGGGCAGATTCCCCCTGTAGGACCCCCTGGGTCTGACCTGAGCCAGGGACGGCTGAAAAAAAggtgaaggaggagaaggaaccCTCGGGAGGCCCAATCCTCGGTCGGTCTCCACCCCAGAGCTGGGCCAGCGCCACGTCAGCGGCTGCCCTTAGGTGTGTGGTCTGAGCCCCAGGGGGAGGGACCGGGATGGGAAGCGCTGAGGGGACCCGGATTTGGCTGATGGGACAGCTCTGTTCCCTGCTCTTCAGCAGGGCAGCAGCTCCCGGTCCCGGGACAGCGCTTCCTGTCTGCGGGCCGTGGGAAGCGAGAGGGACTGCAGCTGCTTTGGGGGCGCctggaagaaacaaaagaggCGGACCCTTCACGAGGCCCTACTACGTGCCAAGCATTTTCACACACACCTGCAATCACTAAACCCTCACCACGAGAGCGGGCACTGCGACGCCCATTGCACAGACgcggaaactgaggctcagcacCCAGGCGCCTGGAGCGGACGCGAGGGGAACGCGCCTTTCCCGCCGCGCgggccccgccggccgccccgccccgccccgccccgccccgccgacGGCGCTCACCTCGATGCGGTCCAGGCGGTCCCGGAGCGCGCGCACCGCGTCCTCCAGCTCCAGGACGAGCGCCGGCGAGTCCCAGGGCCCGTCGGCCATGGCGTCGCGGCGGGGCCCGGCGTCCTGGAGGCCGCGCGGCAGGCCGCTCTCGCAGCGGCCCAGCTTGCCGGTGAGCTCGCGGATGGTGTCCTGGTCGGCGCGGATGCGCGCCTCCTGCTGCAGCGCCGTCTGGCGCAGCTGCTCGGCCGTgctctgcagcagcagcagctcctcgCGCTCGCCGGCCGCCGCGTCGCCCTGCTCGGCCCCCGACGGGCAGGCGGCCGCCAGCGGCGTGCACAGGAAGCGGCTGAAGAGCGGCGCGGGCGGCAGCGGGTGCGCGCTGGCCGCCGGCGCCCCGGGCAGCGCGGGGGGCCCGGCCGAGCCGCCCGCGCCGTGCAGCGCGCTCAGACTGCGCTGCGGGCCCGgggacgcggcggcggcggcggcggcggcggcggcggcggcggccgaggcggcCGAGGCGTTGTCGGCGCCGCCGGGCAGCGCCCGCGCCGGGCTGGCCGCCAGGGGCACGCTGGCGATGATGCAGATGACGGCACCGAGGAACGCCAGCATGCCCGCGGCCAGCAGCACGGCCAGGAACTTCAGCGtgaggcgggcggcgggggcgccgaGGCCCCCGGCAGGCGCGGCGGCGGGGTCGGGGCCGAGCGGGGCCCGGGCGCGTGGGGccgagcgggagcgggagcgggagcgggagccgcagccggagcgggagcgggagccgcagccgcagccggagcgggagccggagccggagcgggagccgcagccgcagccggagccgcagcccgagctcTTGCCGCggccgctgctgccgccgctcTGAGCCCGGGCGGCGCGCGGAGGAGaaggcggcgggcggcggggagggggagcgggcgcggcggccccgccccgccggctcCCCCGGGCCGGCCGTGGCCCAGCCCCGCACCCGTTCCGTgccgggcgccggggccgggccgccgcGGGGAGCGCGATCCCACCGCCCGCGCCGCGCCGGACCCCGGGGGAcccccgccgcgccccctcccgccccggtaAGGCCGACAGCCACCTTGCGGGAAGCTTGTCTCCGGGGCGGGCTCAGGGCCGAGCGACAGCTCCGAGCTCGCGCACGATGAAGCCTCAGGCGGAGATGCGAAGCCCGAGGCCCACCGAGGTCAGGTCGCTGTCCAAGGTCACGCCGCTAGGGTGCTTTGGAGCAGCGTTTGAGTTCAGACCCTTCTAGCTGGACTCAGATTCCGGCgtggagctggggggtgggggtggggggttgtgggTAGAAGAAAAGAGGTCAGTGTTGGGGGCAGGGCACTGGGGATTTGGAGCCAACTTCTGCTTACACTAGGGCCACCTGCCTGTCATCTCCCACCTCCAATCTCCTGAAGGAGCAGGGTTCACTTCCCTCCAcactcatcaaaaagaaaaccccaggaacacacacacacacacacacacacacacagcagaaagacaaagaaaaacttcCAGTGATCTCAGAGGGTAGCAGAAGCTCCCTCCTCTGAAGCCCTAAGGGCAGGAAACATCAGGGGTCCCAGAGAagacccctctccccaccacagtCTACAGTAGGAAGGCACAACCCTGCATGTGGACCAGAAGGAACCAGAAGGAATGGGAGTGCGCTGTGGTGTGGGGGTGGTTGAGGAGACTTACTTTCTCTTTTCAAACAtgtctatatatattttcctgCAAATTAACTttgtaattaaaaacttaaaaaaaaaaaatcctaccatcCTCTACAATTCAGGTCCAGCTTCAGTTTTCCACGAGGCGTTTTCTGACCAGCATGGGTTCCCGGTGCTGAAAGGGCCCTTAGAAGGCTGCAGATGTTGGGATGTTCACAGCCTAGGGTGCAGAGAAAGGCTGTGGCTCCTGGGATTCACTGGCCAAGGCGACACCCAGGCCAGTCTCCCTTCCAAGCCTTCATTCTTGACTGGAGGGGAAGACACAAGCTGGCTCTGAGGCACCACGGCTGTGGTATGGTCTCTGTGTAGTGGTGGTTGTGGGGAGAGACCCACAGCCCTAGGGGACCCTCTCTGACCATTGGGATCCTGCCCAGTAAGGTCCCTGAGCACATGCTGCGCACACCCCACCCAGGATGATGCCCACCCTGCTCACCAGATCTCTGGGAGTCAAGGATCATGAGCTGTAAAGTGGGAGCCAAGCAAGTACAGGCTGTGGACATGATGAGCCCCCAGAGCCTTATGCACACAGTTGTGAGTTAGTACTCACTGGAgcagtgacctggagaccctgccAGGTGGCACAGCTTGGGGGAAGCATCTCCATGATGGAGAGGTGAGCCAGGCTCCCTGAAGGCCAACGCAGGCAGAAGGGGACCCAGGAAGTCCAGAAGGTGCATGAGGCATCGGGACTCCTGACGCAGCTACTCATGTTCTGTGAAGACGGAAACACACACAATATCCGGAGGAGAAACTGTTACAGAAAATCCAGGGAAGGACAGGGGAGGCTGAGAGAGGGGGCTGCTGCGAGGGCAGCAGAGCCATTGTGGCTTGAGCACCAAATGATGCCACTTTTATGTGAGCTGCCCCATGAGATTAGGGGACAATTGGATAAATGGGTCCACAGGCTGGCGTCAAATCTTTTTAAACTGGTCTGTTTATCCTGTGATAGGAACATGTGAATTCCTGCTTCTAAATCCATCAGTGGCTCCCCATCCCTTATGGAATAAATTCCAAACCTCTTAAGAGGCAGTACCTTCTAGTGGTCAAAGGCATGGGCTCTCTGAGAGCCAGAAGGCCTAATTCTAACCTTGCCTGCCCCTGTTTTCAGTTGTGGGACATGGTTTGCCAGGAGGGTAAGGTCTTAGGCCCTTCCCAATTCTTGACaccctctctgtacctcagttttccAAATTATAAAATGGGGAATAGCAATAATACGTGGGAAGCCTCAGTAAATGCCAGGCCTGATTATGCTAACTTCTCTCGGTTCGTAAGACTGTTAGCAACCTGGACACTGCTCACCCTTCCAGCCTCATCTCCTATTCCTCACTGTCTGGAGCAATATCACACTGCGCATAATTCCCCAAACACACCAGGatgttccctctctctgcttttgttCATGGTGTCTGCTGCCTGCCATGctgctcctctccttcttccttggcTCATCTCTATCCCCAACATCAGCATGGAGCCCCCACCCAGGATGGCTTCTTGGTAAATGTTTGCAGAGCTAGTTCCCCTACAGGCAACACTGACTGCTGCTGGagtgggttgggggaggggaggctagGACAGGGAGGTCCTGACACTCATTTCTCAGGGGCTGTGGAAGAGACTCCCCCCCACACTCCTAACCAGAATTCCTCCAGAGATGGTCAGAAACATATTCTCAGGAGAACTTCGCTCGGATTTGTCCCTACATTTTCCCTCTAAGTGTCATGCCTCttgggctttttatttcttcacttataTCCCATTCATAGGGTAAGGGAATTCTCCCCTCAATGAACAAATATAgttattcattcaaaatatatgttttgagaccgactttgtgccaggcataatgccaggcactggggagagCTGGAAATAAGACAAGCTCGCAGTTTATGTTCTAGTGGGGAGGCAAGcagtaaacaaatgaataattaaataaatgagttaatttatAAGAGTAATGAGaactacaaagaaaatttaaaaagtaatatagaaAATTGTaggcggtgtgtgtgtgtgtgtgtgtgtgtgtgtgtgtgtgtgttggtggggggTTTTGGGGGGTTGGCATTATTTATAAGGTTGTCAGAAAAGTCCTGCACatgagctgagacctgaaaggCCTGAGAAAACAGCCATGCAGAAATCTGGGGAAAGACTGAGTGTTCTAGGCAGAGGAGACagctagtgcaaaggccctgaggcagaaatgaGCTTGGTATATTCCAGGAACAGAAAAAAGACCACTGGGGCTAAAGGAAAGGGAACTTCAGTGGAGAGGGGAAATctggagagaaaggcagataaAGTCATTTAGGGCTTCACAGGCTATGGGAGGAGAATGGGTTGGATTCTAAGCCCA
This Vulpes vulpes isolate BD-2025 unplaced genomic scaffold, VulVul3 u000000677, whole genome shotgun sequence DNA region includes the following protein-coding sequences:
- the NPTXR gene encoding neuronal pentraxin receptor — translated: MALLPSQQPPLSASPVLPWIFSRPGDKLPARWLSALPGREGARRGSPGVRRGAGGGIALPAAARPRRPARNGCGAGPRPARGSRRGGAAAPAPPPRRPPPSPPRAARAQSGGSSGRGKSSGCGSGCGCGSRSGSGSRSGCGCGSRSRSGCGSRSRSRSRSAPRARAPLGPDPAAAPAGGLGAPAARLTLKFLAVLLAAGMLAFLGAVICIIASVPLAASPARALPGGADNASAASAAAAAAAAAAAAASPGPQRSLSALHGAGGSAGPPALPGAPAASAHPLPPAPLFSRFLCTPLAAACPSGAEQGDAAAGEREELLLLQSTAEQLRQTALQQEARIRADQDTIRELTGKLGRCESGLPRGLQDAGPRRDAMADGPWDSPALVLELEDAVRALRDRLDRIEQQELPARVNFSAAPAPAPAMPTALHSKMDELEGQLLAKVLALEKERVALSHSSHQQQQEVEKELDALQDRVAELEHGTSAYNPPDAFKISIPIRNNYMYARVRKALPELYAFTVCMWLRSRSGGSGQGTPFSYSVPGQANEIVLLEAGHDPMELLINDKVAQLPLSLKDGSWHHICIAWTTRDGLWSAYQDGELQGSGENLAAWHPIKPHGILILGQEQDTLGGRFDATQAFVGDIAQFNLWDHALTPAQVLGIANCTGPLLGNVLPWEDKLVEAFGGAKKATFDVCKGRAKA